The region TCGAGATGGTACTTCTATTGACACAGCCGATGATTATTATGGTGGTTTAGATGTTCACTATTCAAGTGGTGTATTTAATCGATTATATTATCTCATAGCTAATCTTCCAGGCTTTGATGCTCGTAAAGCTTTCGATGTGATGGTTAAAGCGAACATGGATTATTGGACACCTTACACAACTTTTGCTGAAGGCGGATGCGGTGTATTAAGCGCGGCTCAAGATCTTGGTATTGAGTTAGAAGGGGTTAAAAAATCATTAAAGAAAGTAGGCATTGATGCTAATTCTTGTGATTAATCTCTAAATACTTCTATAAAAATTATCCAAGTGTTGTGCTACAACACTTGGATTTTCCATATGTAAATGATGTCCGCCTCTTACTTTCATAATCTTTAAATTTTTAACGGCTGCAATTCGCTGTTGAATATCATTTTCATTAAATAATGATCCTTGCTCAGTAAGTATTAAGCATGTTGGCGATGTAATGCCTGAGAGACAAGAAATAACTTGTGCTTCTGTAAGACGTAAAGGACTTGGGTAAACTAAGCGACGATCATGATGCCAGTAAAATTTACCATTGCTTTCACTTAATCCACGTGAGCATAAAAGTCGTACCAGTTCAAGGGAGAGAAACCCACGTGCAGCTCTTGCTTGAGCTGCTAGCTCTAGAGAAGAATATAATTTAGGTTTTGAATGTTTTTTCTCAATGCCTTTAAATAGATAAGATGATAATTGTTCAAGACAAGTATCTTCAGGGCGAGAAAGGGGGCCAAGTCCTTCAATTAAAGCGACAGTAGAAATACGTGTTGGAGCAATACCTGCTAATATACTCGCTAAACAAGCGCCTAGCGAGTGACCCAGTAGGTTAATTTTTTTAATATGAAGCGCATCAATAATATTAATTAAGGTAAAAACGCCATCAATAAAATGGTAATAACCCCCTTCATATAAATGAGAGGATAATCCATGGCCTGGTAAGTCAATGGCAATAACGTAAAAATCTTTAGCAAGATAGGGCGCCAGAAGTTCAAAAGAATTAGCGTTATCTAACCAGCCATGAATAGCTAGCAGCGGCGGTAAATCATTCCTTCCCCAGGTTCTAGCTGCAATAGTAAAGCCTGGTATAGTTAATTTGAGCTCATCCATAATATTATCGATTTTATCTAAGATAATTAATTTTGTAACAAATACGATGTTTTTACCAATTAAAATAATTCACTTAAGTTATGGTGATAACAAGTGAATGGACTTCCAGCTTATAACCTTTAGTGAGTCAATAATATTACTTCTTCCTTAAATCGCTATTTGACTAAATAATTTAAATAGATCTTTCTAGAAGACCTTATTTTTATCAGCATAGACTTTCATTTAAAAATAGCCCGATCCAGAGTATTGATCATTTTATGTTAATTCAGTAAAATAAATTATCAATAGGTATAATTATTGAGTTATGATATGAAGATTAAGTATCATTTAAATGATTGCCCATCTATTAGTATTCAACTTAATTGGAATGAGCCAGTTTTTTATTATCCGGCGTGCCCCATCGTTTCTCAAACAATAATAGGCTATTTCAAAGTAAATAATGAGTATGAGCTAGGCAAGCTTTACTGGGAAGGCGCTCTTGAGCTTCCCTTTATCCAGCAACCGGTTCAGTATCCTCTTTGTATAGAAGTGAAACAGCCAGTGGCAGCTTACTATCCTACCGTTAAGAATTATGATGAAATCTCGCCGCTTTTAAACAGAGGGTTTTTTAAACCTATTTCTGCTGAACAACGTATTGCTTTACGTGAGCATAATATTAACAATTATAAAAAGTCAGCTAAGGTCTTAGGATATGGGCCTGATGTAAATTGTAGAGCACTAGAATTAATGGCTGATGAGATAGAAGAAATGACAGCAAAAGGAATTGCTTTTCAAAGTGAGAGTTAAGCCAGACTTAACTCTCACTATACAACCATTAAGTAATCTGACTTTGTCGCGCTCGACAAAGTTGTTTGTCAACAGGGACTTCAAGGATTTTTTTATCTTGAATCCAATAAACAAAATTTACATGAAAGTCCTTGCAAAATAAATCTTTAATTTGTTCATCATTACAAGCATTCTGCTCAATAATAGCTTTATTATCCTCTTTTATTTTTACTGCTTGATCAACATTAATATCTTTAATTTGATAGGTAAATGTTACAGTATCATCTTTTAAATGAATATCATTTAGTTGAGTCCTACTATCAACCATAATGGGTAAGCCATCGTTCAAACTTAGTTCGTCTTTGGAGGCCTGAATGAGTCCGCTAAATACCATTGCACTAGCAAGACATATAAGTTTCTTAAACCAGGATTGCTTCATAGCTTTCTCCTTATATTACATCACGATCTGTATTTAAATTTGACTCATTTTTATTGGCAATTATTTTAAGATAACATAATTTAAAATTTATCTCAAATTTTGTGACAAATTATAACTTTTATTTTGTGACGAAATTAGGAATCCTATATTTATAGACGTCATTCTAATAAACTAAACTATTAAATTAATACTTACTACTTTAAAAAGAAATTTTTAATGTTATGCTTATTAAATCTGTTTATTGAAGGTTATTAATGATGAAGCAACCGCGACAAAGTGTGTCGCTGGTAACTTATAATATTCATAAAGGTTTCGGCGTTGGCAAATTAAGATTTTTGCTGCCTGAAATGCGCTATGCTTTATCTAATTTAAATCCTGATTTTGTATTTTTGCAGGAAGTTCAAGGTTTCCATCAGCGGCGTGCTCAAAGAATTCAAACTTGGCCTGATTTACCACAATTTGAGTATATTGCTGAGAAAGATTGGCCACATTATCTTTATGCTAAGAATGCTATTTATCAATCTGGACACCATGGCAATGCTATATTAAGCAAATATCCTTTTGTAAGCTTTGAAAATATTAACTTATCAAGACAAAATCGTGCTTCTAGGAGCATATTACATGGACAAATTAAATTAGATAATAACCAAATTCTACATTTATTATGTGTACATTTAGGGTTATTTAAAGCAGAACGGGCATCCCAGTGTCGGGCTTTAGTTAATCGGATTATAGAAGTAATTCCTGATAATGAGCCTCTTTTAATGGCCGGTGATTTTAATGACTGGCAGATGCATCTATCTAAACCTCTAGCAGATGCTTTAGGTATTCAAGAAGCGTTTAAAGTTCTAGAAGGGCAACATGCGCGTTCTTTTCCAGCCTTAAAACCAACCCTATGTATTGATAGAATCTATTTTCGCGGTTTACAGGTAGAAAAAGCACAGTGTTTTAGCAATAAGCCTTGGCGAACTTTATCAGATCATTTACCTTTATTTGCCAAGTTTACTATTGCTTAATAAAGTTACTTAATTTAACAAGGTAACGTCTCTAAATTTTTTTGTATACAATCTAGCTTTAATTTTTGCATGAAACTTTAATCTTATGTCGTTCTGTGCCCTCTCCGATGCAAGGAGCTTGAGTAGGATAATGCCTTTCGATAGGGGGCAGAGTGACGTAAGTTTAAAGAGCTGGGTAAGAATTGAGCTTAAATTTTATACAAAAAACTTTAGGATCGTTGCCTAGCAATTTGAGAGGAACACTATCAAGCTATAACTTTAAAAGCAATAGCTTGATAGGTCATTGATTATATTATTCTTTTTCCATGCTAGGCTCATAATCACCGAAACATGCTAAGCTATTTAAACGAGCTCTTTTAAGTAAAGCAGCTTGGGCGGCTTCAATGTTTTCCGGATTTCCCTGCCAAATTTTTAGACAATCTTCTTGTAAGGCTCGACCATAGGAAAAACTTAAGTTCCAAGGTTGATAACCAATTTGGTTAATCGCATTTAGATTAGCTGTCGCTTGTTCAGAAGTTTGGCCACCTGACAAGAAATTGATACTAGGTACTGCAGCTGGCACCATATTACGAAAAACACCAATTGTATAGTCAGCTATATCTTCGGGTGAACTGAAAGGTTGCACTTCTTTACCACTAGTCACCATGCTTGGTTTAAGGATAATATTTTCTAATTCAACCTGATGTATAAATAAGGATTTAAAGACTTCATGAAGTACCATTTCAGCCACTTCTGCGCATAAATCAATGTTATGGTTACCATCAATTAAAACTTCCGGCTCTACAATGGGCACAATACCTACAGATTGGCAACAAGCTGCATATCGAGCTAGGTTCTCAGCGCCCGCTCGCATGGCAGTTAAGCTTGGAGTTGATTGGGTAATTGAATAGACATTTCGCCATTTAGCAAAACGTGCACCTAATTTTTTAAAATGAACTAAGCGCTCTTCAAGACCATCTAGCCCTTGGGTAACTTTTTCACCTTCAGTATTAGCTAAATTAATTAGTCCTTTATCAACTTTTATACCTGGTACGATACCCTTCTGAGTAAATAATTCAGCAATTGATGTACCATTATCATCGCGGTGTTGAAAGGTTTCTTCAAATAAAATGACACCGCTAATATATTGTTCTAATTCTGGAGCTGTAGCTAAAAGAAGGCGGTAATTGCGGCGATTATCGTCACTATTTTCTACATTAATACTAGCAAAGCGTTTGCCAATGGTACTATTACTTTCATCTGCTGCAAGTATTCCTTTTCCGTCTTGAGTTAATTGCTCTATGGTATTTGCTAATTCTTCATAATACATGTTAATTTACACTCCTTATTTAGGCTGTAGAAACAGTTGCTACTACCTCGTAGTAGCAGAAATATATTTTTCGCGAATGATTTGTTGCATTGCAAAACCACGATTTTTTAATTCTTCAAAGCACTCATCAATCATACCTGGATTGCCACATAAATAAACTACATCTTCAACAGGGTTTAATGCTATTTCGGGAAAAGCGTGTTGAATATAGCCCCTAAACTGATGCGATTGTAGATTTATATCATTAGCGCGGCTTAATTGTACTCTAAAAGAGACTTGGTTTGGATAAGCTTTCGCCAAATCTAGGAACTCTGACTCATAAAGTGCATCTTCTGGTCGTTGAACACCTAACATAATTAGTACGTTTAGCTCATGATGCTGCTTAAGCCGATTATCAAGTTCTTTAAGCATTGCGCGATAAGGTGTTACACCTGTGCTCGTTGCTGCTAAAATATAGCGCTTGGGTAATTCATCTTTCAAAATTAAGCGTCCAAAAGGTCCGTTAATATTAATTACGTCCCCTGGCGCTAAATTAAATAATAAATCGGTTCCAGGCCCTCCCTCAACATACCCTGCGGCAAATTCAATATAATTATCTTGGCTAGGTATGTTAGCTATACTATAACTACGTTTAAGTAATTTGCCATCTCGCTCAAAATGAATAGTAATAAATTGCCCCGGAATATAAGTAAAAGGTGGGGTTTTATCTGCCTTAAAAATAAAATGTTTTACATTGGGCGAGAGCATGAAAGCTTCTATTAAGGTAATAGGAAATAAATTTGCTTGCATATTTTTACTACTAAATGAAAAAGTTATCTAATATAGGCTAAATGGCTCGCATTGCAAGTGATAATAGAGAATTTAAGGTATAATTAAGCTATGAGTGGAAATATTGATTTAATTGCAATGCTCGGTAACTTAAGCCGATCCCTTTTTCCAGTCCAATCTGTGATTGTTGGCATTGCTTATATGCTTGGTATTCTCTTTTTTATTACAGCGTTGCAAAAACTGCGAAAAATTGGAGATGAGCGGGCAAATTCCTCATCACAAGAAAGTATTTTTGTGCCTATGGCTTATATTTTATTAGGGGCAGCGTTACTTTTTTTACCTTCTGCTTTAGAAGCACTCTCTAATACGACCTTTGGTGTTGGTAATGTTTTATCTTATACTGATTACAATAAAAATAGTGTATTTGGCTCGATTGGATTGATAATTCGTATAGCTGGTTTGATTTGGTTTGTTCGCGGTGCTGTACTTCTAACCCATGCCAGTCATCCAGGCTCACAAGGTCAGGACGGACTAAAAGGATTTATGTTTTTATTTGCCGGTATTTTAGCTGTTAATTTTGATAATACAGTAAGTGTAATAGCAACTATTTTCAGTAAAATCGCTGCATTTACTTTAAATTCTACTCGTGCTTGATTAATTTTCACAGATCTTAAGATTGTTCTTTTTTGCAAATTCCATAATAGATTGATAAACATCGGGGCTCGTTTCTTTTAATTTAGGGTCTAATAAGACGCATTTATAACCTTGGGTATTAATACTAGGCTGCAGGAGAGGCGAATAATAAAGACGATTATTTTTAAAGACAGCCATGTTCCCACTCATACGCTCAGCCCAATCACTTGGGCGAAAAGTCTTACCTTGCTCCGTAACACCTTCAATCACAATTTTTTTCTTTTCAACATCAGAATTCGTCATAGCTGCAGCACAAACAACACAGTATGCCTATTATAGCATCATATTGGTAAGTAATAATTAAGTTAGAATAACTAAAAATGAATATAAGTTAGATATAAAGGCAACAAAAGTTCTTTTTCGCTTTTAGCAGGCATTATTTATTATAATATAAAGCTTTTAAGTGAATTTAGCTTAAAATAGGCTTGGGTGGCGCCAAAGCAAAATTCACTAGTGATATAAGGATTCTAATAGAAAGTTGCTTATAAAAATGCATCAATCATAGCAGTCAATAGGTTGGTTGTGTTAGGATGTCTGGTTGATTTTAAGTGATATTGCTTGCTTTAAGTGCTTTTTTGCTTAGAAAGTAAATTTCAAGCAAGTTAAATATTATATAATAATTTTAAGTATATTTTATTAGGTAGGCTTAGGTTATGAATTCAAGAGAAAATTCATCTGGTGTTTATTTATTACCTAATCTTTTTACTACAGCAAGTTTATTTGCAGCTTTTTACGCAATTGTTGCATCATTTAAAAGCCAATATGAAGCAGCAATTATTGCAATTTTCATTGGTATGATTGCTGATAGTTTAGATGGTCGTATAGCCCGTTTAACAAATACTCAATCGGCCTTTGGCGCCCAGTATGATAGTCTTTCAGACATGGTAACGTTTGGTGTTGCGCCAGCTTTATTATTATATAGCTCGACTTTACAGCAGTTAGGTAAGATTGGGTGGTTAGTTGCCTTTATTTATACAGCAACAGTTGCATTACGGCTTGCACGTTTTAATACTAAGGTAGGCACGGTTGATAAACGTTATTTTCAAGGGCTTGCTTGTCCTGCAGCAGCAGCTTTAGTTTCTTCTTTTGTTTGGCTTTGTCATCAGCATCAAAATCATCATATTATAATATCCTTAATAACAGCAATGCTAACGATTATTGCATCGGCGCTTATGGTAAGTAATATTCGTTATCACAGCTTTAAAGAAGTAGATTTTAAGGGGCATGTTCCCTTTTTATATTTATTATTAATGATTATCTTATTTGTAGCTATCGCTGCTAATCCTTCTTTAATTTTATTTACAGGATTTGTTATCTATGCTTTATCCGGGCCTATACAATTATTAATAAAATTAAAAAGAATTCACAGCCAGAAAAAATCCTCTAACGAGTAAAAATTAGAAATTTAAAAGGCGCTAAAGCTTTAGCTTAAACTTTTTTATTCCGGTTCATCAAAACGATTATTAATAAGCTCAACTAGCGCTTTTTCCATATCTTTTTCATCTGGGCCATTAATTTTAATAATTAGTTCAGAACCTTGTGTAGCAGCAAGCATCATAACGCCCATAATACTTTTGCCATCTACTTTTTGAGATTGCTTAATCACTTCAATTTGGCTTTGAAATTTGGCTGCCGTAGAAACAAATTTGGCTGAGGCGCGTGCATGAAGTCCTAGTTTGTTAATAATTCGAACATTTGTTTCAATCATAAAAATCAACTTATAATTATTAATTAACGTAAGCTCAATATGAAAGATAGATTTATTTTTATACTGAACCAGCCTTTATAATAGACCTTGTTTACTCTACCATCTAGAGGGCTTTATTTTCTTAGATGTTAAACTTACGAAATTAAACAGTTAAGAAGCTTGTGTCTCTAGTGTACCGTTTACTACAAGAGCGTATAATGATTCCGCATTATTTGCTTTTCGGCAAGCATTTCTGAAGCTTGGATCACTAAATTGTTTAATAATTGCAGCAAGAATTGTTAAATGATGCTCTTCTTGATTAGGTGGGACAATAAGAGATACAACTAAATCGGCAGGTTGTTTATCTTCTGCGCCAAAATCGACCGGGTTTACTAACTTAATAAGGCAAGCTTTTGGTTGATTTATTGCTGGAATCCGTATGTGTGGGATAATAATTCCATGACCAATTGCTGTGCTTCCTAAAAGTTCTCGTTGCCAAAAGGCATCAAATAACTCATTAAAGTTAAGCTCAGGCATTGTTGTTGTAAATAGCTCACTAATTTTATGAAAAACAGCTGTCTTACTTTGAGAAGTTAAGTCTATATAAACGTTCTGAGGAGTAATAAAATAACCAAGGTTCATAAAATTGTTTCGGCTAAAAAGAAAGATTTTAGCGTGGGTTAGATTGTTCTGACAAGCCTAGATAAGTTAATTAAGCGTTTATCTGCGCCCATCCTTGGCACAGAATTGCAGACTAGATTTTAATGTGTACGTAATTTTTCTTTATGCTTTATAAGCTGTTGATCTAATTTTTCTACTAAGTTATTAATAGCAACATACATATCATCGTGTTCAGCCCGGGCATGAAATGTAGCTTTGGCAACATGGATAGTTGCTTCAGCAATTTGTGCTAATTTCTCAATATTAAAAACGACATTAATAGCAGTAATATTATCAAAATGATGAGTTAATTTACTAAGTTTTTCCTCAGTATAAGATTTTAATGCTGACGTCATTTCCATTTGATGGCCTGTGAAGGTTATTTGCATAATTTTTTCTCCTCTTAAAACTTATTAACTACGGATTATTTTACGTTCATTAGATGGAGCAATACACATTGCTTCACGATATTTTGCCACGGTTCGTCGGGCAACTTTAATTCCTTGCTCACTAATTAACTGTGCAATTTTACTATCACTAAGAGGCTTTTGGCGATTTTCTGAAGCGATTATTTTCTTAATTACAGCACGTATAGCGGTAGAAGAGCATTCTCCTCCATTAACTGTTGCCACATGGCTTGAGAAAAAGTATTTTAATTCAAAGACTCCACGCGGTGTATGCATAAATTTCTTTGTTGTTACTCGTGAAATAGTAGATTCATGCATATCTAGAGCTACAGCAATATCATTGAGTATAAGCGGTTTCATAGCTTCTTCGCCATGCTCTAAGAATTCAAGCTGCCTATCGACAATACAACGAGCTACTTTAAGTAATGTCTCCTGACGACTTTGAATACTTTTTAAAAACCATCGTGCTTCTTGAAGATTATTTTTTAAAAACTGATTATCAGCACTAGTATTAGCACGTTGAATCATAGATGCATACTGATTATTAATTGTCAAACGGGGGAGGGTTGTCTGATTTAAGAAAACCTGCCAAGTTCCATCTATTTTTTTTACAATGACATCTGGAATGATATATTCCACATTATTTTGTTGGATTAAACTACCTGGTTTAGGATGTAATTGATGAATAATTTGTAAAACGCGATTAATAATATCTTCATTAACATGATAATTCTTTATTAGTTGCCGATAATTATGCTGTCCTAATAGCTCTAAGTCATTTTTAACAATGGCCTTAGTTAACTCAATATCTTTATCATATTCAGGTAATTGACTAAGCTGTGCTAAGAGCGATTCAGCAAGGTTGAGAGTGGCGCACCCTACTGGATCAAATAATTGTAACCGATGTCGAACAGCTTCAATTTCTTCAATATCCAGAGGGTAGGTATCACTATTTAAACTTGTATGTAGCTCGCTGACTGATTGAGTTAAAAATCCATCATCGTCTATTGCATCAATAATAGCTGTCGCAATAACGCGATCGATATCCGTCATTGGTGTTAATTCTAATTGCCAACGTAAATGTTCTTGTAAATTAGTCGTTGTACAGTATAAATTTTCATAATTAAAATCTGTATCTTCAAAATTACTGCGTTTATTAAGATTATAAAGTTGTGACCATTGAAAATCATTATCTTCTACATTTCGTGAGGAGTTATCGCTAATATCTTCCTTTTCTTCGTTAGGTAAAACTTCAAGCAAAGGATTTGATTCAACAGCTTGTTGTATTTCTTGTTGTAAATCGATAGTAGATAATTGGAGCAAGCGTATAGCTTGCTGAAGCTGAGGAGTAAGCGTCAGTTGTTGACCAATACTAAGTTGCAACGAGGGTTTCATCCACAATCCTCTTAAGATCATTGCTTATTATTAAGTTTAACTGATTCACTAAGATTATCCAGTAGCTTATACGACAAACAACAGTATTAAAAGAAGTAAGGCATTGATTTTATTTATAAGTTAGTCAACTTGAAAGCTTAATTAGCTGTTTCAACTAAAGGGTTAAGGAAATATTTGTCCGACGTGTGTATGTTTCGTATGATTTATCGAAATTTTTAAAAATTTATTCAACTCAATTTTATATATTGCTTTAGAGATTTTAGTGGTGAAGAAGGATTGCTTGAAAGATAGGGTAAAATTAATGGCGATATTATAATTATAATGTCGCCATTAATTCTAAAAAAATATGAATAAAATAGGCAAGAACAGCTTATTTTACTTTTTTCTCTTTAAATACTACATGCTTACGCACGACTGGATCGTACTTTTTAAATTCCATTTTATCAGGACAATTTCTTGGATTCTTAGTTGTAGTTACATAATAACCTGTACCTGCGGTAGATTCCATTTTAACTTTAATAGTGACAGCTGCCATGATTAATCCTCGTAATTAGACTTTTTCGCCTTTTTCTCTTAAATTATCGATAACGGCTTTAATACCAAGCTTATCGATAATACGCATACCTTTCATACTTACTTTTAAAGTGACAAAGCGATTCTCTTCTTCAACCCAAAAGCGATGTTGTTGAATATTAGGTAAAAAACGTCTTTTAGTTTTATTATTGGCGTGTGATACATTATGACCAGTCATGGGCCGCTTGCCAGTAACTTGACATACTCTTGACATGCTGTTACTCCAAATTTTCTCTAGATAAAACCATAACTGAAAAATCACAACCATGGGTATGGGTGTTGACTCAGTGTTAGGCAAAGAGCGCTTTTATAACAAAAAAAGAAGAATTTTGCAATCAATAAGCGACTTTTTTGCCTTAGATTAGTTAAAAAAGCTTACATCCGTTAAGAGATAACGAATAATTCCTTAATTATAGATTATCAGCGTATAATTGCTGCCTTTTGTGGAGATTATGATTCAGATGCACCGAACTGTTAAGAGTTTTGTATTAAGAGCAGGTCGTATGAGTAAGCGTCAACAGCTTGCTTTAGATAAGTGGCTATCTCATTATATTTTACCTGTAGATGGTGTTGCTTGGGATTTTCAAGCTATTTTTGGCCGCAATACTGAAATTATTGTTGAAATTGGGTTTGGAATGGGTGCTTCGCTTATTGCTATGGCAGAGCAAAATCCTACTAAAAATTTTATTGGTATTGAAGTGCACCGAGCTGGTGTTGGAAGTTTAGTAGCAGACTTACATGAAAAAGAAATTAATAATGTTCGTGTTGCGATGTGCGATGCTGTAGCTATTTTTAATCAGCAAATTGCAGCTGAATCTTTAGATGGCGTGCAAATCTTTTTTCCTGATCCATGGCCTAAAAAAAGACATCATAAGCGGCGCTTAATCCAACCAGATTTTGTTAAATTAATCACCAATCACCTAAAGCCTGGGGGATTTTTACACTGTGCAACTGACTGGCAAGATTATGCAGAGTCTATGCAGGTCATTTTATCTGCTGAGCCCACCTTAAAAAATAGTCAGATTAATAATAGTTTTGCACCACGGCCTAGTTCAAGACCCATTACGAAATTTGAATTAAGGGGTAATCGCTTAGGGCATGGCGTTTGGGATTTAATTTATTTGAAAAAGTAAAATTGAAACTTACATTATAGGGTTTTTGATGCCTATAACTTAAATATTTAGATAAACCTTATTTTTAGTTTGCATAACTTTTAATTTATATTATGGGTGATAAATTTTTTTGCTGTAGGATAAAAGGGATTGTCTCTCTAATTTAAGACTTGAGGTAAAACTATGGATATGTTTAATGAGTTGGCGCAGCATCTAGAAAATATTGATGATTTCAAGGAATTCATTAATCATCAGTTAGAATTAGATATGGAGTTTTTGTCTCGTGCTTATTGGTTTAACGGGCAACAAGTTTCTATAGTAAATTATCTAATTCAGCAACATGATAAAGAAAATAAAAATTTAATAGAATTTATTCGAGTTATTTTAGATAAAAAAATAGATATTTATTTACATCAGCCATTTCATCTATTATTAAAACTTGGCAAGGTAGATTTATTACCAGATTTTTTAGCTCGTTTACCCTCATTTATTCTGGATAATGGTTTAAATAGGCAAGTAAGAAATGACTTGGGCTTTAATATAACTTATAAGCAAGTACTAAGTTCTTATGATGTAAATGGACAAACAATTTTATCCTACGCAATTAATTTAGGTGATGTTGACACGTTTTCTACAATTATGAAACTTAAATTAGATATTAATCAAGCAAGTGAAATTAAACTACAAGGGGGGGTGACGGGATTCTTACAACCACTTCAGCAGGCAATAGCCGCCAATTTTCCTGAGGCAGTAAGTAAGCTTTTAGATGCTGGCGCTTGCGCAGATAATCTTAGTTTAGATGTTAAAGACACGGCATTATTATTAGCGGCACATTCAGGTGCAATAGATGTATTAAAAATGTTACTCAATCATCCAAAAACAAGTTCACTTTGCCAAAAAGAACTTAATTATAGAAATAATGACGGCTATACAGCAATTGACTTATTATGCTTACGCTTACAAGAAAATATTGCTCCAAAACAAGCACTACAGGGTATTGCTATTTTACTGTGTCATGGTGCAACAACGCCATCTACAGAAGCGTTTAGAAATTTATTAAATAAACATCGCGTTGATTTAGTGAAAGCAGTAAAGAGCTATACAATAGAAGACAATCACTCAAGTCTTCCGTTTTTACGTGCTAGTCATGATAAAAATAACGCTCTTCATAATATTATTTATACTAATAAAACTTGGTCATACTCAGTAAAGAAATTTTTCGGTATTTCAGATCGCTTAGCATTTAAATGTGAAAAATTGGCGCTTGCTGATAGTAATAAGCCGGAGCTTGATCACGATGAAAAATTATTTGCCTTCTTTGTAAAAAGATACAAGGAAAGTATTAAGCGCGCTACTATCTATTCACCTTGGAGTGAAATGCTATGGCATATTACCACTGGGCAGGTTAATTCGTGGGAAGGTGTTTGTCAGTATGCAAATGAACATCCTAAAACTCGTACAGCACGTATTGTGGCTGAAATGACTAAGAAGCAACCAGAAGTCTATGTTAGTTTAATGGAAGAAGATTCGTTAATAGAGCAGTCATTAGGAAGCAAACTTTAATAATTTACTGGCAGCTGATTTAACAGTTGCCATTAATTGGAGTTCTTGCATAATTTGTGAATTTTGCTTTAGTGCTAAGCGTAAACGTTTCTAGGAGCTGAGGTTACATGGCATAGAAGCATTTTAGAAACGTTTACAACGCAGCAATAAAGTATAGGACTTACGAAAAATACCAAGATCGAAGCAAAAAACATTTTTAATGAAGTTTAGATAGCCTAAATGACCGAATTAAAATAGACTTCTTTCGAAACTGCAATTGTCGGCCAATCTCAAAAGAAAAAGGCACTTCAAAGCTTGTCCCCATGTAGATGGGATGCTCATGTATTTTATATACTCTATGCTTTTTCAGCCCCTTTTCATTTGACCTTGTCTCGCCACTAACAGTTTCAAAAGAAGTCTAATGTTTTTTAACGAAGAGATTGGTTTTTTCGTAAGTTCTAAATAAA is a window of Legionella busanensis DNA encoding:
- a CDS encoding alpha/beta fold hydrolase, which produces MDELKLTIPGFTIAARTWGRNDLPPLLAIHGWLDNANSFELLAPYLAKDFYVIAIDLPGHGLSSHLYEGGYYHFIDGVFTLINIIDALHIKKINLLGHSLGACLASILAGIAPTRISTVALIEGLGPLSRPEDTCLEQLSSYLFKGIEKKHSKPKLYSSLELAAQARAARGFLSLELVRLLCSRGLSESNGKFYWHHDRRLVYPSPLRLTEAQVISCLSGITSPTCLILTEQGSLFNENDIQQRIAAVKNLKIMKVRGGHHLHMENPSVVAQHLDNFYRSI
- a CDS encoding endonuclease/exonuclease/phosphatase family protein, with the protein product MKQPRQSVSLVTYNIHKGFGVGKLRFLLPEMRYALSNLNPDFVFLQEVQGFHQRRAQRIQTWPDLPQFEYIAEKDWPHYLYAKNAIYQSGHHGNAILSKYPFVSFENINLSRQNRASRSILHGQIKLDNNQILHLLCVHLGLFKAERASQCRALVNRIIEVIPDNEPLLMAGDFNDWQMHLSKPLADALGIQEAFKVLEGQHARSFPALKPTLCIDRIYFRGLQVEKAQCFSNKPWRTLSDHLPLFAKFTIA
- a CDS encoding class I fructose-bisphosphate aldolase; translated protein: MYYEELANTIEQLTQDGKGILAADESNSTIGKRFASINVENSDDNRRNYRLLLATAPELEQYISGVILFEETFQHRDDNGTSIAELFTQKGIVPGIKVDKGLINLANTEGEKVTQGLDGLEERLVHFKKLGARFAKWRNVYSITQSTPSLTAMRAGAENLARYAACCQSVGIVPIVEPEVLIDGNHNIDLCAEVAEMVLHEVFKSLFIHQVELENIILKPSMVTSGKEVQPFSSPEDIADYTIGVFRNMVPAAVPSINFLSGGQTSEQATANLNAINQIGYQPWNLSFSYGRALQEDCLKIWQGNPENIEAAQAALLKRARLNSLACFGDYEPSMEKE
- a CDS encoding ferredoxin--NADP reductase, translated to MQANLFPITLIEAFMLSPNVKHFIFKADKTPPFTYIPGQFITIHFERDGKLLKRSYSIANIPSQDNYIEFAAGYVEGGPGTDLLFNLAPGDVININGPFGRLILKDELPKRYILAATSTGVTPYRAMLKELDNRLKQHHELNVLIMLGVQRPEDALYESEFLDLAKAYPNQVSFRVQLSRANDINLQSHQFRGYIQHAFPEIALNPVEDVVYLCGNPGMIDECFEELKNRGFAMQQIIREKYISATTR
- a CDS encoding type IV secretion protein IcmC, yielding MSGNIDLIAMLGNLSRSLFPVQSVIVGIAYMLGILFFITALQKLRKIGDERANSSSQESIFVPMAYILLGAALLFLPSALEALSNTTFGVGNVLSYTDYNKNSVFGSIGLIIRIAGLIWFVRGAVLLTHASHPGSQGQDGLKGFMFLFAGILAVNFDNTVSVIATIFSKIAAFTLNSTRA
- a CDS encoding DUF3579 domain-containing protein, with translation MTNSDVEKKKIVIEGVTEQGKTFRPSDWAERMSGNMAVFKNNRLYYSPLLQPSINTQGYKCVLLDPKLKETSPDVYQSIMEFAKKNNLKICEN
- the pssA gene encoding CDP-diacylglycerol--serine O-phosphatidyltransferase, which gives rise to MNSRENSSGVYLLPNLFTTASLFAAFYAIVASFKSQYEAAIIAIFIGMIADSLDGRIARLTNTQSAFGAQYDSLSDMVTFGVAPALLLYSSTLQQLGKIGWLVAFIYTATVALRLARFNTKVGTVDKRYFQGLACPAAAALVSSFVWLCHQHQNHHIIISLITAMLTIIASALMVSNIRYHSFKEVDFKGHVPFLYLLLMIILFVAIAANPSLILFTGFVIYALSGPIQLLIKLKRIHSQKKSSNE